TGACAATTGTAATTATTAGGACTATAATCAAAAAGAATATTGGATCCAAAATCCCTGATTCAAAAAAGAAAGTTGTACATACAAATGCCAACAAAAAGGAGAGAGGTATGATGAAGGAAATGCCGAATACGCAGATCAAAAAGGGCTGGGTAGGCCGTTTTTATGAAGATTTCGAGGTTGGCGATGTATATCCGCATCCGTTGGGCAGAACGGTAACACAAACAGATAACATCTGGTTTACGCTGCTAACGCAAAATACCAATCCAATTCATTTCGATGAAGTATATTCCGAGAAGACAGAATTCGGACGTCCACTGGTAGATTCCACATTTACGTTGGCTTTGGTTACAGGACAATCCGTAACCGATGTATCGCAAAATGTTATGGCGAATCTAGGTTGGGATGATATCAAGTTGCCAAATCCGGTGTTTGAGGGTGACACGATTTACTCATACAGTGAAGTATTGGAGAAGAGAGAGTCAAAATCACGCCCCAATGTAGGCATTGTAAAGATCAAGACGGCTGGATATAACCAGCATGGTACGGTTGTTATTGAGTTTCAGCGTACATTCATGGTGTACAAGCATGGACAGGGTCCAGATATGACGAGCGAGCTATTGGCTAAAGTCTTGAAGAAATAAGCAAAAGGTGCGGATCAGAGGGGGGAATGGCAATGAAAAAAAATGCATTTCATGAGGAACTGAGACAAAGTGTTCGTGCTGTCTGCAAGAATTATCCGGACGAATATTGGCGGGAATTAGATGTAACCAATTCGTATCCAGAAGCATTCGTTGATGCGCTGACAAAGGCTGGATTTCTAGCGGCGCTCATTCCGGAAGAGTATGGTGGTTCGGGATTGTCGATCACAGA
This window of the Aneurinibacillus sp. REN35 genome carries:
- a CDS encoding MaoC family dehydratase, encoding MMKEMPNTQIKKGWVGRFYEDFEVGDVYPHPLGRTVTQTDNIWFTLLTQNTNPIHFDEVYSEKTEFGRPLVDSTFTLALVTGQSVTDVSQNVMANLGWDDIKLPNPVFEGDTIYSYSEVLEKRESKSRPNVGIVKIKTAGYNQHGTVVIEFQRTFMVYKHGQGPDMTSELLAKVLKK